A window from Solanum stenotomum isolate F172 chromosome 7, ASM1918654v1, whole genome shotgun sequence encodes these proteins:
- the LOC125871819 gene encoding 17.6 kDa class I heat shock protein-like, translating into LASAPSSAREISAFANAKIDWKETPQAHIFKVDVPGIKKEEVKVEVEEGRILQISGERSREQEEKNDQWHRMERSSGKFLRRFRLPENTKTGEIKAAMENGVLTVTVPKEEEKKKSEVKAIDISG; encoded by the coding sequence CTCGCCAGTGCCCCATCCTCTGCTCGTGAAATCTCTGCTTTTGCAAATGCAAAAATCGATTGGAAAGAGACCCCACAAGCTCACATCTTCAAAGTGGATGTTCCGGGGATAAAGAAAGAGGAAGTGAAAGTCGAAGTTGAAGAAGGAAGGATTTTACAGATTAGCGGTGAGAGAAGCAGAGAACAAGAGGAGAAGAACGATCAGTGGCACCGTATGGAGAGGAGCAGCGGTAAGTTTTTAAGGAGATTCAGACTGCCGGAGAATACGAAGACGGGAGAAATTAAGGCAGCGATGGAGAATGGGGTACTGACTGTGACTGTtccaaaagaagaagagaagaagaaatctGAGGTGAAGGCCATTGACATTTCTGGTTAA